One Pseudomonas fluorescens genomic region harbors:
- a CDS encoding metal ABC transporter ATPase, giving the protein MPRTLIRKNPSNFKTLPLFVEATPEGLTYQSVGMPMNFTQTLQRRKPVSVADPERFALELANLGVSVRLTLHWQNRDYWVLVRQRRQDRGDVVLKLISGYVPAHELNIPLHTAIQEIAEECLLETPEGWLGGRFNDTWLPAPYAAALHYREALPFRLTPLSGSARPVRSANLQLLERPRAYVHLPTASLQLIYDLRLDVPKEAKSLSLFHVDERLEGDQLVARLDRKRPDLYLMPLKDGAPLAELYTLKRDKLLPASTRGLFLAESFATQTGWIVREERIRWKDWVTQQGLQPAKAPRSGLKQLSIKALRLVGLGKRRASK; this is encoded by the coding sequence ATGCCGCGCACGCTCATCAGAAAGAACCCGAGCAACTTCAAGACCCTGCCATTGTTCGTCGAAGCCACGCCTGAAGGCCTGACCTATCAGAGCGTCGGCATGCCAATGAATTTCACCCAGACCTTGCAACGGCGCAAACCGGTCAGCGTCGCCGACCCTGAACGCTTTGCACTGGAATTGGCCAACCTCGGGGTTTCGGTGCGCCTGACCCTGCATTGGCAGAATCGCGACTATTGGGTGCTGGTGCGTCAGCGCCGCCAGGATCGCGGCGACGTGGTACTCAAATTGATATCCGGCTACGTGCCAGCCCATGAGCTGAACATCCCGCTGCACACTGCCATCCAGGAAATTGCCGAAGAGTGTTTGCTCGAAACCCCGGAAGGCTGGCTCGGCGGGCGCTTCAATGACACCTGGCTGCCGGCGCCCTATGCAGCTGCGTTGCATTATCGCGAAGCTTTGCCGTTTCGCCTGACGCCGCTGTCAGGCTCGGCGCGCCCGGTGCGCAGCGCCAATCTGCAACTGCTGGAACGGCCGCGCGCCTATGTGCACCTGCCCACCGCCTCGCTGCAATTGATCTACGACCTGCGACTCGATGTGCCCAAGGAAGCCAAATCCCTGAGCCTGTTTCATGTCGATGAACGTCTGGAAGGCGATCAACTGGTGGCACGCCTGGATCGCAAACGCCCGGATCTGTATTTGATGCCGCTCAAGGACGGCGCGCCTCTCGCCGAGCTCTATACGCTCAAGCGTGACAAGCTGCTGCCGGCCAGCACGCGAGGCCTGTTTCTGGCTGAAAGCTTTGCCACTCAGACGGGCTGGATCGTGCGCGAAGAACGTATTCGCTGGAAAGACTGGGTGACGCAGCAAGGACTGCAACCGGCGAAAGCCCCGCGTTCGGGGCTCAAGCAGTTGAGTATCAAGGCGTTGCGGCTGGTCGGCCTGGGCAAACGCCGAGCCAGCAAATAG
- a CDS encoding aldo/keto reductase, producing the protein MSIANLHDLRRPLGSTGLMVSPLGLGTVKLGRDQGVKYPNGFQIPGDEEAGMLLRQARELGINLIDTAPAYGRSEERLGPLLRGQRQDWVIVSKVGEEFANGQSRHDFSAAHTRMSVERSLQRLETDFIDLVLVHSDGNDLAILEHEEVYATLATLKAEGKIRGFGFSGKTVEGGLKALEQGDCAMVTYNLNERNEKAVIDYAAAHGKAILVKKALASGHACLSPGVDPVRASFELLFAQPGVASAIVGTINPLHLAHNVATVAQVLRGH; encoded by the coding sequence ATGAGCATCGCCAACCTGCACGACCTGCGTCGTCCATTGGGCAGCACCGGCCTGATGGTTTCGCCACTGGGTCTGGGCACAGTCAAACTGGGCCGCGATCAGGGCGTGAAATACCCCAACGGTTTTCAGATTCCCGGCGATGAAGAAGCGGGGATGCTGCTCAGACAAGCGCGCGAGCTGGGCATCAACCTGATCGACACTGCCCCAGCCTACGGTCGCAGCGAAGAGCGCCTCGGCCCGCTCCTGCGCGGCCAGCGTCAGGATTGGGTGATCGTCAGCAAGGTGGGCGAAGAGTTTGCCAACGGCCAATCGCGTCACGACTTCAGCGCCGCCCATACGCGGATGTCGGTGGAGCGCAGCCTGCAACGCCTGGAAACCGATTTCATCGACCTGGTGCTGGTGCATTCTGACGGCAACGACCTAGCCATCCTTGAGCATGAAGAGGTGTACGCCACCCTCGCCACCCTCAAGGCCGAAGGCAAGATTCGCGGTTTCGGCTTCTCCGGCAAAACCGTCGAAGGTGGTCTGAAAGCGCTGGAGCAAGGCGACTGTGCGATGGTCACCTACAATCTGAACGAACGAAACGAGAAAGCTGTCATTGACTATGCTGCTGCCCACGGCAAAGCGATTCTGGTGAAGAAGGCCCTGGCCAGCGGGCACGCCTGCCTGAGCCCGGGAGTGGATCCGGTACGCGCCAGCTTCGAATTGCTGTTCGCACAGCCCGGAGTCGCCAGTGCTATTGTCGGCACGATCAATCCGCTGCACCTCGCCCACAACGTTGCGACCGTTGCCCAAGTCCTTCGTGGTCACTGA